The sequence GGGATTAAAGGTATTGTCTTATTCTTTTATATTATGCAACATATCACATCTGCTTTACTGCTATCTATAAAATAACAGCGCTGCTTCACGGCTGTCcacaaaatggattaaaatctaCACATAAAGTGTTCAATTGTGTGCACAGAATACCAGGATGTCACAACTACTGCAATTCTGTGCACAAAACACCACAACTGCTCGAATTCTAACAcaactgcttaaccccttagtgaccaggcctaaaaatgttttccttttgTGTCTCTGCCTTtcggcagccataacttttttagtttttcattgaCGCGGCGATCtgtggccttgttttatgcgggcgaaattgtatttttattctgCACGGTTTACGGGTCGAAGAAATTTCCTGTGTGAGTTATAGCGTTTGTTTTTGCGGcgtaaatataggaaaaagcgattttcgGGCAcggttttttacatttattttccatcccgttcacgtttcgcgCTAAATGACGCGTTAAATGAATTCTTCAGGTAATTACGGTCGCGTGGATATCTAATATGTGTAGGTGATTTGCTTTTATGTCATGTAGGGGCAATCAAAATATATTTAATGCTAAATAAtgacttttgggactttttttttgtttgtttttttttctttaatcccaTGGATGGAACTTTATTCACAACTTTATTTTATAACTTTATTCACAACTTTATTTTATAACTTTATTCACAACTTTATTttatatgctaatacattacactgtgtccttATGTCATAGTGTATAGTGTATCCTCCGGCTacgtgcacacgttgcggaatttggtgcaggaaatctgcctcaaaaccgcaggtaaaatccgcacctacCCCCGGGTTCCCACACTGCGGAAATTCCGGACGGAgttgtgtgtggaaattccgcagcatttacagtagcagcaaagtggatgagatttagtaaaccTCCTGCCCACGCTACGAAAAAAAACCGCTGCGTAAATGTTACCGCAGTGCAgaatttcattccgcagcatgtcaatttatgctgcgtttttgtcgcttttctgttgcgggtgttccccattgaattcaatggggatgcaaatcccacaacagaaagccaagtgttgcaacttttgtggTGGAACTGCAgtgattacgctgcaaaaaacgcaaattcgggggaaaaaaaaaaaatcatacttacccagaacgtctTGCTCCTTCCtgcagttcggcctcctgggatgacgttgcatcccatgtcaccgctgcagccaatcgcaggctgcagcggtcacatgggctgcagcgtcatccagggaggccggactgcgatggagggatgcgtcgccatgacaaCGAACTACGTTTTACCGCTGATTTTCCGCAGTGGAACTTCCGtctgaaaaaatgcaccacattgtggtgcggttttttgatggaatgtcctgcgggttccaggttagatacgctgcgtggtttttacgcagtgtatccgtcgCGTGGGAAACCTGGCCGAATAGTGCATTTTTAggcgcggtttttacattttgatgatgctgcggattttggtgggaATTTTCTTTAAACTCGTCCGATACAATTCACAAGTGGAAACGCcagataaattgacgtgctgcagatTATAAATACGCACCgccggtcaatttacgtgcaggaaaaaaatctgcaacgtgtagataagATTTATTAAAATTTCGTTTACTTTGCTTGtagtgtattacgctgcggattcacAGCACGAAAATCCGCtcggcacgtaatacgcatcatgtgcatttggCCTCGCCGCAGGCTATctaaacagacagccctggggtcctttctaggtccctgattgcagagggttcccccagtCTCATGCCGCGGTCATAGACTGGTCCCCCTGATTTGTCCTCTTACTGTAATATAGAccctgtaattattatttttttgctcttttcaataaactttatttataaatGGTCCTTTCAGCCACAATCTTTACTGCATGACATATTGTGACATTAAATGTGATACTTGCGGTCGTTACACTTGTTCTTCTTCTCTTATTTTTCCTTCCTTCTAGCACTTGTCGCATTGTCATTTAGTGGGGCCATTGGTCTGACCTTCCTCATGCTGggatgtgccttagaaagttacaGGTAAGGATCCCAtaacatataaggggcatatggaATAATTGTGGGGTTGTTAATCCCCCGACCGCCACCAATTTATAAGTTCATGTCTTAATGATATTCTGGGTTCCCAGTCGTGGGATGACCGCACACATCATGTCTTCCCTGGTGGCATTACCCGCAGAGTCAATTTATAGGGGGCTTTCTACAataaacattaatggcatatccgatACATCATCAATATTCAATCGATGGGCCCCCGTCCAACCGGAATTGCAACATGGCACCTTTTAAGGGCCAACTGCACTTTACCCAGCAATTCGGCATTGGTGGGGTCCCAGTAGTTAGACCTCAAGTGATCAGACATTATTACATGAATTACATTGATTGGATACATAGGTAAATAATGAAaagaaaaactgtgtttttcttaTTTCTGCACATTGATCCCGCGATATGACTTACAGGGTGTGTatacttttgcaaccattttgTTTATTGCTCGAGTGCATCTGAAATGAATAGTGAAGCTACTTTGCAAATCGTCTCGATTAcaaatctcctaccgttttgtgtctacagctcctttgcagaggtttgtgtctccatggtaacagactacgaaCAAACCttttgtgtagtctgattctgcagtcctGAAAATCAAGAACTACTGGGCTAGATGAAGCTGGAGCGGGTCAATAGTTAATTTGAACAGACTAAGATTAGAGAGAGATTTTAGTTGACCCTGTCACAGCCCTACAAGGGCCATCCCCGTTTTCCCCTTTACCCCAGGAATGCCCTCTGTGGTGTctaatgcttcttttttttttcctttcagaaTCTATTGGCCACTCTTTGTTTTGATATTCTACGTCATTAGCCCTATTCCACATTTTATTGCCACAAGGGTCAGTGATGACAGCGACGCAGCCAGCAGTGCCTGCCGGGAACTAGCGTATTTCTTCACCACTGGGATTGTGGTCTCCGCGTTTGGCCTTCCCATTATTCTTGCAAGAATGCATGTGGTGGGTAACGTATGAAATCTATGAAAATGGGTTATCTCCGTATGTTATGTCAGTAAGACGAGTTATAAGTGTCTGGACGACGGGGGTtgggtttccgtaacttccattagTTTTAATGGACGGCCTTTTTCGGATAATGGTTGGTCACTTCTTTCCTCTGCAGCTGTGCTAAGAATGTTTTATAGAGGGCATGTGTGTTTGAATAGTCCCGGGGTCCTTGACTGGTCTGTTCagaatgcattaaccccttcctgtcagTATATATACGTCATAGTCAGTAGGGGGAGAATGCTGCGGGCTCAGCCcgtatatattacagctgacacctcgcactgACAGCCAGGAACT is a genomic window of Rhinoderma darwinii isolate aRhiDar2 chromosome 7, aRhiDar2.hap1, whole genome shotgun sequence containing:
- the LEPROT gene encoding leptin receptor gene-related protein, which translates into the protein MAGIKALVALSFSGAIGLTFLMLGCALESYRIYWPLFVLIFYVISPIPHFIATRVSDDSDAASSACRELAYFFTTGIVVSAFGLPIILARMHVILWGACGLVLAGNAVIFLTILGFFIVFGRGDDFSWEQW